One segment of Micromonospora parathelypteridis DNA contains the following:
- a CDS encoding Nif3-like dinuclear metal center hexameric protein, producing MVAELERRYPPVWAEEWDRVGLVLGEPAAPVRRVLCVVDVVPETVAEALAADVDMIVAHHPLLLRGVSSVAPTTFKGRIIHQLIRAGVALYAAHTNADVAAPGVSDALAARFGLTGLRPLQRPAPGSPAHGDDRGFGRIGELPQPMTLAELTRHAASVLPVTSWGVRAAGDPGRMVRTLAVSGGSGDSFLGAATAAGVDAFLTADLRHHPAGEHLAADGPALIDAAHWATERPWLDDLAALLREALGVETLVSDLDTDPWTVHAAAPVVDDKEPDREG from the coding sequence GTGGTGGCCGAGCTGGAACGGCGCTATCCGCCGGTCTGGGCCGAGGAGTGGGACCGGGTGGGCCTGGTGCTCGGTGAGCCGGCCGCCCCGGTCCGCCGGGTGCTCTGTGTGGTCGACGTGGTGCCCGAGACGGTCGCCGAGGCGCTGGCCGCCGACGTGGACATGATCGTCGCGCATCACCCGCTGCTGCTGCGCGGGGTCTCGTCGGTCGCTCCGACGACCTTCAAGGGGCGGATCATCCACCAGCTGATCCGGGCCGGGGTGGCGCTCTACGCGGCGCACACCAACGCCGACGTGGCCGCCCCGGGTGTCTCCGACGCCCTCGCCGCCCGGTTCGGGCTGACCGGGCTGCGCCCGCTGCAGCGGCCCGCGCCCGGTTCGCCCGCCCACGGCGACGACCGGGGTTTCGGTCGGATCGGCGAGCTGCCCCAGCCGATGACTCTCGCCGAGCTGACCCGGCACGCCGCCTCCGTGCTCCCCGTCACGTCCTGGGGAGTTCGCGCCGCGGGGGATCCCGGGCGTATGGTTCGTACCCTCGCCGTCAGCGGCGGGTCGGGGGACAGCTTCCTCGGCGCCGCGACCGCCGCCGGGGTGGACGCGTTTCTCACCGCCGACCTGCGGCACCACCCGGCCGGCGAGCACCTCGCCGCCGATGGTCCCGCCCTGATCGACGCCGCCCACTGGGCGACCGAACGACCGTGGCTGGACGACCTGGCCGCCCTCCTACGGGAGGCGCTGGGCGTCGAGACGCTGGTGTCCGACCTGGACACCGACCCGTGGACCGTGCACGCCGCCGCACCCGTTGTGGACGACAAGGAGCCCGACCGTGAAGGCTGA
- a CDS encoding flavoprotein, with the protein MAGSPRNSGHREVLYVIACGSPLARHVGRLVDLAQQDGWDVCVVTTPDGAKFVDQSALIRQTGHPVRTHYKNPGDPDVLPPADAMIVCPATVNTVNKWAAGITDTLALGLLVEAQGKGVPVVAVPYTNAAMASHPAFRAGVARLAEWGVTVLFGDHVIALHPPGTGEQHLHAFPWAMPLAALHAVSVSAA; encoded by the coding sequence ATGGCCGGTTCACCGCGCAACAGCGGGCACCGCGAGGTGCTCTACGTCATCGCCTGCGGCTCGCCGCTGGCACGGCACGTCGGTCGTCTGGTCGACCTTGCCCAACAGGACGGTTGGGACGTCTGCGTGGTCACCACGCCGGACGGGGCAAAGTTCGTCGACCAGTCGGCCCTGATTCGGCAGACCGGCCACCCGGTGCGGACGCACTACAAGAATCCCGGTGACCCGGACGTGTTGCCGCCCGCCGACGCCATGATCGTTTGCCCGGCCACCGTCAACACGGTCAACAAGTGGGCGGCCGGGATCACCGACACCCTCGCGCTCGGTCTGCTGGTCGAGGCGCAGGGCAAGGGCGTCCCCGTCGTCGCGGTGCCGTACACCAACGCCGCGATGGCCTCCCACCCGGCGTTTCGTGCCGGGGTGGCGCGACTGGCCGAGTGGGGCGTCACGGTGCTCTTCGGTGATCACGTGATCGCCCTGCACCCGCCGGGCACGGGGGAGCAGCACCTGCACGCCTTCCCGTGGGCGATGCCGCTGGCCGCGCTGCACGCCGTCTCGGTGAGCGCCGCCTAG